TAATGTTCTCAGAAAAAGAATACAGCAACTTTAAATGTTACTGTTGTCGGTTGCCGTCAAACAAATCTACGAGAAAAGATTGTCAAGCAACACGCCATTGGCTGGCACGGGAGGTCACTCGCATTCTGCGAAGGCGGCAACAGAGCGACTTTCAGTATTTTAACAGATCGATGTGTATACGGCGTTTTTCTTGTCTCTGTTTTCTCATGTGCCCTTCTGAAAACACTATATTAATTACTGCTTATATTAAGCTTTCTAATTTAAtctttttcatccttctgtCAAGAAAACATCACACAAGAGTTGTTAATTCGTTGAAACAGAAGATCATCATTGGATTGAAACAgaactttttttcctgtgatGTTAGGCGATCTCATTTCTTTAGTCACAGCGTAAGAAATTAACGTGTTGTAATGTCGTTGGATATATagattatttgtaaattaacGTAACAACCTAGCTCATCTGTCAGCTTCAATATAAGTACAGAAATAAGCAGAATTGTAAAAGCAGCAATGCCCGTgccacaaaataaacttttgacattACTGTTTATGGTGCGCTTGTGTGCGATTTCAAAAGCATCGGTTGGAGACCGCTCCTACATCTACAATAAGTGCTTGAACAATTGTTTCGCTGTTAATTGTACCGACACCGAAACATTCATTGCTAAGCAATCCTTTGTGCTGAGATTGCTAAGATGGAGTTGTCCTGAGGAATGTAGATATTTGTGCATGTGGGAAACAGTGGACGCTTTTCGTCAGGATGGAACACCAGTTCCACAATTCCATGGAAAGGTAGTGAAAACGgataacattattttacaatGCATTCAGGTGGCAGTATTTTCCGTTTTTGTGGGCTTCATTGCTATACATCCTTAATGTATTCTTATGGGGTTTTTTTATCGTGGTTATTTCTGGCATAAGTTAAAGTTTcacaatattaatttttttatattgtgttaATGGATTCACAATGACTGGCAGTGGCCCTTTGTGCGTCTTCTGGGAATTCAGGAACCAGCTTCAGCTACATTTTCACTTCTAAACGCTGCCAGTCATCTGATGTTATTTCAGTACAGGGCTGTTGTTCCTCCTTCTACTCCCATGTACATTGTATGGCATGGACTAGCACTTGTGAGTATTCATGCTTCAAAAATATTCTGAATAAATAAACCCTTTCAGTaagatacaaatatttaaacttcTACAGGAACAATAGAGGTAAATTATGCAATTTCATTTTAGATTATGGCCACACTTAAGTCATTCAGTACAGTAAGTTGTGGATCGTGATTGCTAATGATCATCATCTTCAAAGTTTCAATCTGTCTTGATTGAGTTAATGCTGATATTTAAACATGATACTTTTCTCTGTGTGCTCATAATCAAAAAGAATTAGGTAGTGTAGATTCAAGAAGCTTTTGAAATTAGATATGTAAGAGGGGTGTGtgaacatttatattatttacatttgtttatacTGCAGGTATCTGTGAATGCCTGGATGTGGTCAATCATTTTTCATGCCAGAGATACTGATTTTACTGAGGTATAAATACACACCACAAGGATACATTCTGCAAATGTTTTTTGCATTTCCCTTAATTTTATTACAGCAAActaaatgctaaaaatacaaatctGAATATCATTATCTTCTGAACAATGTTTGACattcctgttctctgtatctcaGCCTTCAAATCTaacttgaaaacatatttttcaggaaGTACTAATTGTTAATGTAGTGGCTTAGGAACCAAGGGGGGCAGCCACCCCCTCAATAAAGATACCGAGGAGGCGAGAATGTcggcatggagtttgcccccccaccacacacacacatacataaaagccgagcatcttcctacgccactgaaatgtgtgattttttaGCATCACATTGTTTAACTGAGGATGTGATTTATGATGGTATAAATAGCTAAATGTGTGCCAGGTACATGTAGGGTGAGCACATTATAAATGCTAGTCATTAGTATCATTATTACTTAGCAATTGCATGAACAGTTCATCAAGCACTATGCTATGTATTACAGTCAAGATAATTCATAACCtgatttttcatattatttatattattacatttaGACAGATGCACCTACATCACAATCAGGAAGCGAGAGAGTAAACTTATAAATctaactttatatattttatggtaaagaaaatcaaaagttATAACCACTTAAAATGAAAACGTGCATTCTAattatgtgtaatttttttccagctaaTGGACTATATGTGTGCACTCTCAGTTGTACTGTACAACGTTTTTGCCCTTTGCTGTCGGTAAGAAAGTTCTAGCttcatattttatatgatttatgtatACTCAGAAATCTATTTGCTGTATTGATCATAAACATAATGGAAGCATTgctaaaaattttgttttttcattaacaaaaaatgcatatatatttgGAGAAGGGGTTGTTTTAGGTGGTTAAATTACATGATAGAAAAAATGCACCCAAAATCTTCTGCATCAGAATTTTCTGTATTATTGCATGCTGTTTTCTGATTCTTAGCAACCAAATGTCACATTCATCTTGTGGAAGTGATTTTAACATTGTCAGATTGCATACTGCAGATTCCATGGCACAAAGCAACAATGGAGACCAGCTTTAAGTGGCTTTATTCTAATGACTGTCTTTGCACAACATTTCTATTATATGGCCTTTGTGAAGTTTGACTATGGCTACAACATGATGTTCAATATTACAATAGGTAGGCAGCTCAATCTTGTCAACAAAGAAGGGGTATGTTATagtttaaatgtttgtacaaGGTTTGAGAAATGATCTGTTAATATTGCCGTTTGACATTTTCATCTTAGAATAAAGTTATTAACTTAAAATACAGATGCAAAtcctgttattttaaaaaaaattatttatagagACTTGGAAATGTGGGAGCTTTTGTTCTCCttaacaacagaaaagaaaaaaatatgtagaaTGAAATATTGATTTGGCATACCTTGGGGCCTATTTAATTGAACACAGATAATAATAGTGAGGAAAAACATCCCACCAGAGATATAAACAGCAGTtcagttttaaatgttaaagtatTTCTTCACATGCAACAgtaattattctttttatttagaCTATATTGTGAAGATGACTAAATTATGGTGGATTGTCTGCCTTTGTATAGACATGTGCAAAGTGAGTCAAAATACAAGGCCATCCATTATATTTCTGAGTGTGTACATATATGCCCAAGTGGATTCAAAAACATGGATAGGGGAAAAATAGAGTGAGGACATATGGTGTAAAATAGGCATTTGGATAATACAACATTTTGGATGTTTATTATATGAGCACGTTACAGTTGCTAGATTCCCAGAACACTAACCTTCAATATATGGCAAATCATAGCAAAGATTCGAAGATTAAgctatgtgattttttttctttgtatcaACCAAGCAAAACACAGGCATAAAGATCTCTcttgatttgtcttttgttttaattattattttaaggtTTCTTCAACATTCTCGGTTGGATTGCTTGGAGCATAAAGAATCGTAAGCATCGGTATGTGTGGCAGTGTGTTGCCACTGTGATAGCAATCAACTGTCTGTTGCTTCTTGAGCTGCTGGATTTCCCTCCTCTACTGTGGACCTTTGATGCCCATTCCTTGTGGCATGCAGGTACAGCACCCTTAGGGCTGCTGTGGTGGAGGTAAGGGGTCATCATATACATTTGATGCAATATCAACTGGTTAACCCAACTGATGGCATGGCtgtgtttttttctcatgtGTCCTCCTCCACATAAACCTTTTGCAAAGAGCATCATCATATCATAATGGTACCCTCATACCCTCTTTTAATAAAACTGAGTTCTGTACAAATGCAAGAAAGCTTTTTAATGTGGTTTGTGGTCAGTCAATTACAGTCTGATTGTGGCAGTTCTAGATTTATCACAGATGGCAAAATACCAATGAATGGGTGAAATGCAAAATTCATACAATTATTTTGTGATGTCTCACTTTCAGATTTATCATCAATGATGGGCTGCATCTAAAACATGAGCAAGAACTCAAAAAAAGGATTTGATGCCTGGAAAGACAATTTTTGTTGCACTTAGCTGAAACTTTTGAATATTATTCAGCGTAAGAATGCTGTTGTTGTCCCACCTCTAAATTCAACAGTTTTTATCCTGTTGTcatataatattaaaaagacaaagaaagctGAAAAAGGATGTGAACTGTAATATAGTAAATTGGAAGAAGAATGTGAAAACGCTTGGTTTTGCATCTTTAAAGActgctgaagatgtttttaattcataaaatGATACTAATTCCTAAAATAAATCCATCTGCATATTTAGGCATCAACCATAAACTTGCACAGATTCATGACATcacaaaacagataaaaatctCATGTTGGTAAGGTTACAGCCATTGGTATCTCAGAAGCTTATGAAAATAAAGCCTGAGTTTCATGAGCAAGGAGGggttattcactcagattttgggaaCTGAATATCTTTTAATGAATCCAGGCACAAATCAGCAGATGGGTGAGTCTATAAATGGATCTTTACTATCACATTTAGATGTTAGGttgttattcattatttttataagtaAGAAGCAAAATGTCCAGTGAGTGCATGCAAGTTCTGATTTGTGATCCCTTGGTTGTCTTTTCTTGGCCTGTTATATGCAAACGTGATTCTTAAATGTAGTATTGTCTAAGCCGTGAACTGTTCTCACTCTGTTTCCAATCAGATTGCATAGTAAGGGAATGGGTCAGTATTATGTTATCATCTTTTATTCATTGAAGAGAATGTTTGTAAAACATGTGCTGTTTGTATTGTATATACATTTCTACAGTTTTCACAATGCCTTCAAAACATTCTACTTACAGCACAAAAATGTTCCTGAATTTCGTTTAAAGTGCCACATAATGACTTAGTGGCCTAGACACAAAGAAGTTatcaaagttttaaattaaaaataaatttctttattttagtgACAATGGATAAGATGTTATCCTTGATTTATCATTACTGAACTGTTCACTTATATGTTACTAACTTGTGTTTCATTATTGtcattacatattttatgttttattcatttaatatgCTGTGCATTTCATTCTTGTTAGTaacctttgttttgttcttgtcattaactattgttttattcttgtcatTCACTTAATTAGTGTTTTGTTCTTCTTGATAACTTTATAGCATAAGTATGAATTTGCCATGATCTTTTGTTTTAGGAACTAATATTTGTTAGTTTGCCACCAGTGtcctttttgaaaataataatgaaattgatttatttttaatttacaaattaaaaatgtttatttacggttagttaaaaaaattttcttac
This sequence is a window from Pomacea canaliculata isolate SZHN2017 linkage group LG5, ASM307304v1, whole genome shotgun sequence. Protein-coding genes within it:
- the LOC112563837 gene encoding post-GPI attachment to proteins factor 3-like isoform X2 gives rise to the protein MPVPQNKLLTLLFMVRLCAISKASVGDRSYIYNKCLNNCFAVNCTDTETFIAKQSFVLRLLRWSCPEECRYLCMWETVDAFRQDGTPVPQFHGKEPASATFSLLNAASHLMLFQYRAVVPPSTPMYIVWHGLALVSVNAWMWSIIFHARDTDFTELMDYMCALSVVLYNVFALCCRFHGTKQQWRPALSGFILMTVFAQHFYYMAFVKFDYGYNMMFNITIGFFNILGWIAWSIKNRKHRYVWQCVATVIAINCLLLLELLDFPPLLWTFDAHSLWHAGTAPLGLLWWRFIINDGLHLKHEQELKKRI
- the LOC112563837 gene encoding post-GPI attachment to proteins factor 3-like isoform X1; the protein is MPVPQNKLLTLLFMVRLCAISKASVGDRSYIYNKCLNNCFAVNCTDTETFIAKQSFVLRLLRWSCPEECRYLCMWETVDAFRQDGTPVPQFHGKWPFVRLLGIQEPASATFSLLNAASHLMLFQYRAVVPPSTPMYIVWHGLALVSVNAWMWSIIFHARDTDFTELMDYMCALSVVLYNVFALCCRFHGTKQQWRPALSGFILMTVFAQHFYYMAFVKFDYGYNMMFNITIGFFNILGWIAWSIKNRKHRYVWQCVATVIAINCLLLLELLDFPPLLWTFDAHSLWHAGTAPLGLLWWRFIINDGLHLKHEQELKKRI